In Drosophila willistoni isolate 14030-0811.24 chromosome XR unlocalized genomic scaffold, UCI_dwil_1.1 Seg144, whole genome shotgun sequence, one DNA window encodes the following:
- the LOC6638916 gene encoding caspase Dronc: protein MDLRSDTEQTEREIGMPLKLRNHILDNMDLLVKNTNYNPLVAECVRLGLLSPIMRKSIEDLNGERLNLSEDDVLLQQHRNLFVKITKRGPTAYGLLLQALRSQGCMQAVQILENTNQRPNEQPFISIASMHNNRNSTDIVDTTTLPVPVAVPPIVVEGPCVSKEKVHYNDVTGPVTPCEDPVEGQTRVVLKSDRIHENSALGVYTMQSKHNRGVLLMVNIIDFPDTTKRRNGAEIDSDSLKHIFREMGFKIFAYENVNQDEFFDMLRKVTSSPYVRSTECFVMVLMTHGERVGEVDKVEFCDGSVADVIGIKNHFRADSSPYLVHKPKVLIFPFCRGRKSDLGQPLPMIETDGVQYSNVPTLSDMLVSYASTAGNQSHRDPDNGSWYIQKFCDTMANHAHNTHVEDILKITHTAVGNMRAQGGSLQTGTYDNIGFNKKLYFNPGFYLEPKE from the exons ATGGATTTGCGATCTGACACAGAGCAGACCGAGCGAGAGATTGGCATGCCGCTCAAGCTTCGAAATCACATATTAGACAACATGGATCTACTTGTGAAAAATACTAACTACAATCCCCTGGTAGCCGAATGCGTGCGTCTTGGCCTGTTGTCACCGATAATGCGGAAAAGCATTGAGGACTTAAACGGGGAACGACTTAATCTTAGTGAAGACGATGTCCTACTGCAACAGCACAGAAATCTCTTCGTCAAGATCACCAAACGAGGACCAACTGCTTACGGTTTACTTTTGCAAGCCCTGCGATCGCAGGGCTGTATGCAGGCAGTGCAAATTTTGGAAAATACAAATCAACGTCCAAACGAACAGCCCTTCATATCAATCGCAAGCATGCATAACAATCGCAACTCCACAGATATTGTGGACACCACCACATTGCCAGTGCCCGTTGCAGTCCCACCGATCGTTGTTGAAGGACCATGTGTCAGCAAAGAGAAG gTGCATTACAATGATGTCACTGGACCTGTCACACCCTGTGAGGATCCCGTTGAGGGGCAAACACGTGTGGTACTGAAATCGGATAGGATTCACGAGAATAGTGCACTTGGTGTCTATACCATGCAATCGAAACATAATCGTGGCGTGCTTCTTATGGTCAACATAATTGACTTTCCTGATACCACGAAGCGACGAAATGGAGCCGAAATAGATAGCGACTCCTTGAAACATATATTTCGAGAAATGggctttaaaatatttgcgtATGAAAATGTGAATCAGGATGAGTTTTTCGATATGCTACGCAAGGTTACCTCATCGCCTTATGTGCGGTCCACCGAATGCTTTGTCATGGTGCTGATGACTCATGGTGAACGGGTCGGTGAGGTCGACAAAGTGGAGTTTTGCGATGGCTCTGTGGCCGATGTTATTGGAATTAAGAATCACTTTCGAGCGGATTCAAGTCCATATCTGGTGCATAAGCCCAAGGTGCTCATATTCCCCTTCTGTCGCGGCCGGAAGTCTGATCTTGGACAACCCTTACCAATGATAGAGACAGATGGTGTCCAATATAGCAATGTGCCAACTTTATCGGATATGCTGGTAAGCTATGCCAGCACAGCGGGCAATCAGTCCCATCGCGATCCAGATAATGGCAGTTGGTATATCCAAAAGTTCTGTGACACAATGGCCAACCATGCTCACAACACTCACGTCGAAGATATACTCAAGATAACGCACACAGCTGTGGGCAATATGCGGGCACAGGGGGGTTCCTTGCAGACAGGAACCTATGACAATATTGGCTTTAACAAGAAACTGTATTTCAATCCAGGATTCTACCTTGAGCCGAAAGAATAG